One segment of Oscillospiraceae bacterium MB08-C2-2 DNA contains the following:
- a CDS encoding ABC transporter substrate-binding protein: MKKLLALTMTLVLVFAMTACGSVPAAGSSGAAASGGTASTAASSTKTENPSVVKIGILYPLSGSNAATGALQLAGVKMAVDNKNAAGGIESMGGAKVELVIADSTGQPEVGVTEIERLIVKEKVDCLVGPYQSAVGASTAPVADRYGVPYVLSNSNVDSILENGYTYVFRANHANSDAAKNMVEYITGISQKKGDPVKSVFIINETSDWGKGMAVELEKLSKEAGLEVKGVESFTTNAADMSGMVLKLKEADPDVCFVMMYLNDAVLFTNQMYELGCDVPLFADGGGYAVPDYIEKSGKLTEGVIATAGWHVGLLDYKPEAAAKLNEQFKKDYAPTSGLDLDEYSASGWLNASVMLAALESAGTVDKDAIRDALANMDVPADDPLLTLHAFGGIKFGEVRTMTNQNPYSGKIIVQSIGGEYKLVGPLDLTGEKSPGYWPIPTWSKRVK; encoded by the coding sequence ATGAAAAAACTGTTGGCACTCACAATGACATTGGTATTGGTTTTCGCCATGACTGCCTGTGGAAGCGTCCCCGCCGCTGGTTCATCTGGGGCCGCTGCTTCCGGCGGCACTGCCAGCACAGCCGCATCTTCCACTAAAACAGAAAATCCATCCGTTGTTAAGATCGGAATCCTGTATCCTCTCTCCGGTTCCAACGCAGCTACCGGTGCTTTGCAGCTGGCCGGTGTAAAAATGGCCGTGGATAACAAAAATGCCGCCGGCGGTATCGAATCCATGGGTGGCGCTAAAGTGGAACTGGTGATTGCCGATTCCACCGGCCAGCCCGAGGTTGGCGTTACCGAAATCGAGCGCCTCATTGTGAAGGAAAAGGTTGACTGTCTGGTAGGCCCTTACCAGAGTGCTGTGGGTGCTTCCACTGCACCGGTTGCAGACCGCTACGGTGTCCCTTATGTCCTTTCCAACTCCAATGTGGATTCCATTCTTGAGAATGGCTATACTTATGTATTTCGCGCCAACCACGCCAATTCCGATGCTGCTAAGAATATGGTGGAATACATCACCGGTATCAGCCAGAAAAAAGGCGATCCTGTCAAGAGCGTTTTCATCATAAATGAAACTTCTGACTGGGGCAAAGGCATGGCTGTTGAACTGGAGAAGCTCTCCAAGGAAGCCGGTCTGGAAGTAAAAGGTGTTGAAAGCTTTACCACCAATGCTGCGGATATGAGCGGTATGGTGCTGAAGCTGAAAGAAGCCGATCCCGATGTGTGCTTTGTTATGATGTACCTCAATGATGCTGTTCTCTTCACCAATCAGATGTATGAGCTGGGCTGCGATGTTCCTCTGTTTGCAGATGGCGGCGGCTATGCGGTTCCCGATTATATCGAGAAGAGCGGCAAACTTACCGAAGGTGTTATAGCTACCGCAGGCTGGCATGTTGGCCTGTTGGATTATAAGCCCGAAGCAGCTGCCAAGCTCAACGAGCAGTTCAAAAAAGATTATGCTCCCACCTCCGGCTTGGATCTGGATGAATACTCAGCCAGCGGCTGGCTCAATGCCTCTGTTATGCTGGCAGCTTTGGAATCCGCCGGAACCGTTGATAAAGATGCTATCCGTGATGCTTTGGCCAACATGGATGTTCCCGCCGATGATCCTCTGCTGACCTTGCATGCATTTGGCGGCATCAAGTTTGGCGAAGTGCGCACCATGACCAACCAGAACCCCTACAGCGGCAAGATTATCGTTCAGTCTATCGGCGGCGAATACAAGCTGGTGGGTCCTCTGGATCTTACCGGAGAGAAAAGCCCTGGTTACTGGCCGATCCCCACTTGGAGCAAGCGGGTTAAGTAA
- a CDS encoding branched-chain amino acid ABC transporter permease — translation MALFQAAISGIFIGGVYAIIAVGLSLIFGVMKLVNFAHGDFLMAAMYAAYGVVTGWAMDPYLSMFIIAPVFFIVGFLFQRLFINGILKRERNTESPNVRLFTIGFAWFLSNLSLMLFGANPKNVMTPYTGETFKLGELSISKPRLYAFVIAIVCCILLYLLLYKTEMGRALRAISQNRFTATLMGINVKRLYCVAFGIGISIVAIAACILIPFYYVFPTLSATFGTKSFIIVVMGGLGSVPGAMLAGLLVGVVEAVFGYILGPTTADMLVFIIFVLVMLLKPSGMLGKRNRV, via the coding sequence ATGGCACTGTTTCAAGCAGCCATCAGCGGTATTTTTATTGGTGGTGTTTATGCGATTATCGCAGTAGGATTGAGCCTTATTTTCGGTGTAATGAAGCTGGTTAACTTTGCTCACGGTGATTTCCTGATGGCGGCCATGTATGCGGCCTATGGTGTGGTTACCGGCTGGGCAATGGATCCTTACCTGAGCATGTTTATCATTGCGCCGGTCTTTTTTATAGTTGGCTTTTTGTTCCAGCGCCTTTTCATCAATGGGATTCTCAAACGGGAGCGCAACACCGAATCCCCCAATGTGCGGTTGTTTACCATTGGCTTTGCGTGGTTTTTAAGCAATCTGTCTTTGATGCTTTTTGGAGCCAATCCCAAAAACGTTATGACGCCGTATACCGGCGAAACCTTTAAGCTGGGCGAGCTTTCCATTTCAAAGCCCCGGCTCTACGCCTTTGTTATCGCCATTGTGTGCTGTATCCTTTTGTATCTGCTGCTTTACAAAACAGAAATGGGCCGGGCACTGCGTGCCATTTCCCAGAACCGCTTTACAGCGACCCTGATGGGTATTAATGTTAAACGGCTCTATTGCGTGGCTTTCGGTATCGGTATTTCTATTGTTGCCATTGCGGCCTGTATTCTAATTCCCTTTTATTATGTATTTCCCACCCTCAGCGCCACCTTTGGCACAAAGTCTTTTATCATTGTGGTTATGGGCGGCCTCGGGAGCGTGCCGGGCGCTATGCTGGCAGGCTTGCTGGTAGGCGTGGTGGAAGCGGTCTTTGGCTATATTCTGGGGCCCACCACTGCGGATATGCTGGTGTTTATCATATTTGTTTTAGTCATGCTGCTCAAGCCCTCCGGAATGCTGGGTAAACGGAATCGGGTATAA
- a CDS encoding branched-chain amino acid ABC transporter permease, with amino-acid sequence MAALKKYINIRYVVLFALLLLVPLFVTDNYLIQSFIMILLYAYWASSWNIIGGYAGQMSIGHATFVGIGAYVSTVLFIQMNISPWIGMLIGAFISAIFGVLVGYPTFKLKGVYYTLSTMALVNVVRLYILSKDTVFGFETGGPLGIKVPWRGGSFADMQFLEKKYYAFIIIGMLAVVLLVSSYIKHSKTGYYLAAITTNQQAASSLGVDVTYYKLKAQFISCFFTAIGGSFYAQLILFLDPNRILGYDLSVELTVLAMVGGSSTVFGPVLGAFLLVPVNEWCRINLGARMAGLPLVIYGLVLMLIVYYLPRGLLYNIQALLKKLFHKKAAVTAKVGAENE; translated from the coding sequence TTGGCTGCACTAAAAAAATACATAAATATAAGATATGTGGTGCTGTTTGCGCTGCTGTTGCTGGTACCGCTTTTTGTAACCGATAACTATCTCATTCAGTCCTTTATCATGATTTTGCTTTATGCCTATTGGGCCAGTTCTTGGAACATCATCGGGGGTTATGCGGGGCAGATGTCCATCGGCCATGCCACCTTTGTGGGTATTGGTGCTTATGTTTCCACGGTGCTGTTTATACAGATGAATATCTCCCCCTGGATCGGCATGCTGATCGGAGCCTTTATATCCGCTATATTTGGTGTGCTGGTGGGTTACCCAACCTTTAAGCTTAAGGGCGTTTACTACACCCTTTCCACTATGGCTCTGGTTAATGTGGTTCGGCTGTATATCCTTTCCAAAGACACTGTTTTTGGCTTCGAAACCGGCGGCCCTCTGGGCATCAAGGTTCCGTGGAGAGGCGGCAGTTTTGCGGATATGCAGTTCCTTGAGAAAAAATACTACGCCTTTATCATCATTGGCATGCTGGCAGTGGTGCTTTTGGTATCCTCTTATATCAAGCATTCCAAAACCGGCTATTATCTGGCGGCGATCACCACCAACCAGCAGGCGGCCAGCTCGCTGGGCGTGGATGTCACCTACTACAAGCTCAAGGCGCAGTTTATCAGCTGCTTTTTTACCGCTATCGGCGGCAGCTTTTATGCCCAGCTGATCCTCTTTCTTGACCCCAACCGCATACTCGGCTACGATCTTTCCGTTGAGTTGACAGTGCTGGCCATGGTGGGCGGCAGCTCCACTGTATTTGGGCCGGTGCTGGGCGCTTTCCTGCTGGTGCCTGTTAACGAGTGGTGCCGTATCAATCTGGGCGCCAGAATGGCTGGGCTTCCGCTGGTTATTTACGGCCTGGTTCTGATGCTGATTGTTTATTATCTGCCCCGAGGCCTGCTCTATAACATTCAGGCTCTTCTCAAAAAGCTGTTTCACAAGAAAGCGGCTGTCACTGCAAAGGTAGGTGCGGAAAATGAGTGA
- a CDS encoding ABC transporter ATP-binding protein, whose translation MSEKKILLEGKDVVKRFGGLTAVNKASMEVREGEIIGLIGPNGAGKTTLFNMFSGSFQPTSGDVIFGGTNITKMKPNQICRLGIGRTFQIVQPFENLTVLENTMVGALINTNSVHEARDKAEEVLEFVGLKERAHSRGSELGLQFLKRMEMARALATEPKLLLLDEVMAGLNPSASVEVIELVQKIRDSGVTVLIIEHIMKAVMTLSDRIYVLSQGSMIAHGIPQDVVKDPEVIKSYLGEKKHA comes from the coding sequence ATGAGTGAGAAAAAGATATTGCTTGAAGGCAAGGATGTAGTTAAGCGCTTCGGCGGTCTGACAGCGGTCAACAAAGCCAGCATGGAGGTTCGAGAAGGCGAAATTATCGGCCTCATTGGCCCCAACGGTGCTGGAAAAACCACCCTGTTCAATATGTTTTCCGGCAGTTTTCAGCCCACCAGCGGGGATGTCATCTTTGGTGGCACCAATATTACAAAAATGAAGCCCAACCAGATTTGCAGGCTTGGCATTGGCCGAACCTTTCAGATTGTGCAGCCTTTTGAAAACCTGACTGTGCTGGAAAACACCATGGTGGGTGCCCTGATCAACACCAACAGTGTTCACGAAGCCCGTGATAAGGCCGAAGAGGTTTTAGAATTTGTAGGGCTTAAGGAACGTGCCCATTCCAGAGGCAGTGAGCTGGGTCTGCAATTCCTTAAACGTATGGAAATGGCCCGGGCCTTGGCAACAGAGCCCAAACTGCTGCTTCTTGATGAGGTTATGGCCGGGCTTAACCCCTCCGCCAGCGTGGAGGTTATCGAGCTGGTGCAGAAGATCCGAGATTCCGGGGTGACGGTGCTGATTATTGAGCACATCATGAAGGCGGTTATGACTCTTTCTGACCGTATTTATGTGCTGAGCCAAGGGAGTATGATCGCTCACGGCATCCCTCAGGATGTGGTGAAAGATCCCGAGGTTATTAAGTCTTATTTGGGGGAGAAAAAGCATGCTTAG
- a CDS encoding ABC transporter ATP-binding protein, which produces MLSVRNIAVDYDSFHALSDVSLDIQEGEIVALLGSNGAGKTTTMNTISGVTTLRSGTVSFNGQEIQGMPDFQRVDLGIVQVPEGRKLFPEMSVYENMLVGSYIKEARPKRKQNLEMCFEMFPKLHERRNQMAGSLSGGEQQMCAIARGLMACPKLLMLDEPSLGLAPVIVSQIFDIIQTINKDMGTTILLVEQNVLATLEIAHRGYVIETGATVLEGSARELEGNEELQKAYLGI; this is translated from the coding sequence ATGCTTAGTGTAAGAAATATAGCGGTTGACTATGACTCCTTCCATGCTCTTTCGGATGTCAGCCTGGATATTCAGGAGGGGGAAATTGTTGCCCTTTTAGGAAGCAATGGTGCCGGAAAAACCACCACCATGAATACCATCAGCGGTGTAACCACTTTGCGCAGTGGAACCGTTTCTTTTAATGGGCAGGAAATTCAGGGTATGCCCGATTTCCAGCGGGTAGATTTGGGCATTGTGCAGGTTCCCGAAGGCAGAAAGCTTTTTCCTGAAATGTCTGTTTATGAAAACATGCTGGTGGGCTCCTATATCAAGGAGGCACGGCCAAAAAGAAAGCAAAACCTTGAGATGTGCTTCGAAATGTTCCCCAAGCTTCATGAGCGGCGCAACCAGATGGCTGGTTCCCTTTCGGGAGGCGAGCAGCAGATGTGCGCCATTGCCCGTGGGCTCATGGCCTGCCCCAAGCTGCTGATGCTGGATGAGCCCTCTTTGGGCCTTGCACCGGTTATTGTGTCGCAGATTTTTGACATCATTCAGACCATCAATAAAGATATGGGAACCACCATTCTGCTGGTTGAGCAGAATGTTCTGGCAACTTTGGAAATTGCCCACCGGGGCTATGTTATTGAAACAGGCGCAACGGTCCTGGAAGGCTCCGCCAGAGAACTGGAGGGCAACGAAGAGCTGCAAAAGGCGTATCTGGGCATCTAA
- a CDS encoding alcohol dehydrogenase catalytic domain-containing protein, with amino-acid sequence MKALVLEQKEAVSIQERPMPQRKPGEALVRIKAASVCGSDISAYRGKGVQVEYPLVLGHEVVGEIVEIDSDNPGGFGPGDRVILHPYIYCGQCYPCSLGQTNCCENLKVLGVQTGGAMQEYFCHPHQLLHKLPDSIPWELAPLAEPLVIAIHGLHRAKVKAGEHVVIIGAGPIGIMAAMVAKKYGATPILLDIVDARLDIAKELGIPYTINTQTENAEEAIRELTAGRMAEAILEMSGAHQSVQNCLVYSSYCSRIALTGWPTGETPLLTPLITRKELEIYGARTGADEFPEALELIASGDVDAKAIASLVVPFDELPQALVEQAEHPEKYLKVVALF; translated from the coding sequence GTGAAAGCGCTGGTACTGGAACAAAAAGAAGCCGTATCCATTCAGGAAAGGCCTATGCCCCAAAGAAAGCCGGGGGAGGCACTTGTTCGGATAAAAGCGGCCAGCGTCTGCGGGTCGGATATAAGCGCATACCGAGGCAAGGGTGTTCAGGTGGAATACCCTCTGGTGCTGGGCCATGAGGTCGTGGGTGAGATTGTGGAAATCGATTCAGATAACCCCGGTGGCTTTGGGCCGGGAGACCGGGTCATTCTGCATCCCTACATATACTGCGGTCAGTGCTATCCCTGCTCCCTCGGGCAGACCAACTGCTGCGAAAACCTCAAGGTGCTGGGTGTGCAGACAGGCGGGGCCATGCAGGAATATTTCTGCCACCCCCACCAGCTGCTCCATAAGCTGCCGGATTCCATTCCATGGGAGCTGGCCCCTCTGGCAGAGCCACTGGTTATTGCCATTCACGGGCTGCACCGGGCAAAGGTCAAGGCCGGGGAGCATGTTGTGATCATAGGCGCAGGCCCCATCGGCATTATGGCGGCTATGGTGGCAAAAAAATATGGGGCCACCCCCATTCTGCTGGATATTGTGGATGCTAGGCTGGATATTGCCAAGGAGCTTGGAATTCCTTATACTATAAACACGCAGACCGAAAATGCGGAAGAGGCAATCCGGGAGCTGACAGCTGGGCGTATGGCTGAGGCGATACTGGAAATGTCGGGCGCTCACCAATCGGTGCAGAACTGCCTGGTTTATTCCTCTTATTGCAGCCGCATTGCGCTCACCGGATGGCCCACTGGAGAAACGCCTCTGCTGACTCCGTTGATTACCCGCAAGGAGCTGGAAATCTATGGTGCCAGAACCGGGGCGGATGAATTCCCCGAGGCTCTTGAGCTGATCGCCTCCGGCGATGTGGACGCAAAGGCCATTGCCAGCTTGGTGGTTCCTTTTGATGAGCTGCCGCAGGCACTGGTGGAGCAGGCTGAGCATCCTGAAAAATATTTAAAGGTGGTTGCGCTGTTTTAG
- a CDS encoding Gfo/Idh/MocA family oxidoreductase, translating into MKKVKTGIVGCGKVADLHARAYSRLENSEFTAVCSRSLEKAQALADQYGVKAYTDIRQMVEESGLEAVSICTPHTVHRASAVEAASCGCHIIIEKPLASSLEDCDAILAAQKAAGVKGAMLVQRRRYRPCMRVNETIEAGKIGKPMLGIVNMLGWRDRAYYESDPWRGSWAGEGGGVLPTQVTHQLDLLLWYMKSDIQQVYGVWRNFNHPYIEVEDTAVATITFKSGAVASVVASNSQNPALYGKVHIFGDNGAGVGVQTDGGAMFIAGMSGITEAPYNDLWTVPGEEELREQMKKQDEDFFFVSDPIYFYHEEQLGDFLTAIRQDTQPMVTIEEGRKTVELFTAIYLSTESGMPVQFPVQP; encoded by the coding sequence GTGAAGAAGGTTAAAACCGGTATAGTCGGCTGTGGAAAGGTGGCAGACCTTCATGCTCGAGCATACAGCCGGCTTGAAAATTCGGAGTTTACCGCTGTATGCAGCCGCAGCTTGGAAAAAGCGCAGGCTTTGGCCGATCAATACGGCGTGAAGGCCTATACCGACATTCGCCAGATGGTGGAAGAAAGCGGTCTAGAGGCAGTGAGCATCTGCACGCCTCATACCGTTCACAGGGCTTCAGCTGTGGAGGCTGCTTCCTGTGGGTGCCATATTATTATTGAAAAGCCCCTTGCTTCCAGCCTTGAGGATTGCGATGCGATACTGGCCGCCCAGAAGGCGGCAGGGGTTAAAGGGGCCATGTTGGTGCAGCGCCGCCGCTACCGGCCCTGTATGCGGGTCAACGAGACCATTGAGGCCGGCAAAATCGGCAAGCCTATGCTGGGTATTGTGAATATGCTGGGGTGGAGAGACCGGGCGTATTACGAAAGTGATCCGTGGCGAGGCAGCTGGGCAGGGGAGGGCGGCGGCGTTTTGCCAACGCAGGTGACCCACCAGCTAGACCTGCTGCTGTGGTATATGAAAAGCGATATTCAGCAGGTATATGGTGTGTGGCGCAACTTCAACCACCCCTATATTGAGGTGGAGGATACGGCTGTTGCGACTATTACCTTTAAAAGCGGGGCAGTTGCCTCGGTTGTGGCCAGCAATTCCCAGAACCCTGCCCTTTATGGTAAGGTGCATATTTTTGGGGATAACGGTGCGGGGGTGGGTGTACAGACCGATGGAGGCGCTATGTTCATTGCCGGCATGTCCGGCATTACCGAGGCTCCTTACAACGACCTGTGGACAGTTCCCGGTGAAGAAGAACTCCGTGAGCAGATGAAAAAGCAGGATGAAGACTTTTTCTTCGTCTCTGATCCCATATATTTTTACCATGAGGAGCAGCTCGGTGATTTTCTCACAGCCATCCGGCAGGATACCCAGCCTATGGTGACCATCGAGGAGGGGCGCAAAACAGTGGAGCTGTTTACAGCGATTTACCTCAGCACCGAAAGCGGAATGCCGGTGCAGTTCCCCGTTCAGCCATAA
- a CDS encoding sugar phosphate isomerase/epimerase family protein: protein MKIGFNEGTAMGCSTLEQDLLLCEKAGFDYIEIRLDMLREYLKTHTLAELRHFFDSSHLKPHAINALYIYSDLFSNRDDSARREALLSEFHFGCQAAQAIGSRNFIVVPPLGESIINPDTAQVNADCVRILGALGEIGESYGIRLSFELVGLDQSSVRSIAQANEIVTQVNRENVGFVFDSANIYINGKVNDFSEMASVEPSKIFAVHINDFSDIPQAEFDKKHRCFCGEGVIDLENYLYVLKRIGYNDMVSVETFRPEYWAKSPQWVIQTAYFTTLAVLQKYGCLTG, encoded by the coding sequence ATGAAAATAGGCTTTAATGAAGGCACAGCCATGGGCTGCTCTACCTTGGAGCAGGATTTGCTACTCTGTGAGAAGGCGGGTTTTGATTATATCGAGATACGCTTGGATATGCTGCGGGAATACCTGAAAACTCATACACTGGCAGAGCTTCGGCACTTTTTTGATAGCAGCCACTTAAAGCCCCATGCCATCAATGCCCTTTATATTTATTCGGATTTGTTTTCCAACCGGGATGATTCTGCTCGCCGGGAGGCTCTGCTGTCGGAGTTCCACTTTGGCTGTCAGGCAGCGCAAGCCATCGGCTCCCGGAATTTTATTGTGGTACCGCCTCTGGGTGAGAGCATTATCAATCCGGATACTGCACAGGTGAATGCGGATTGTGTACGAATCCTCGGTGCCCTTGGTGAAATCGGGGAAAGCTATGGAATCCGCCTTTCCTTTGAGCTGGTGGGGCTTGACCAAAGCAGTGTACGCTCTATCGCGCAGGCTAATGAAATTGTCACACAGGTGAACCGTGAAAATGTGGGCTTCGTTTTTGATTCTGCCAACATTTATATAAACGGCAAGGTGAATGATTTTAGTGAAATGGCATCTGTGGAGCCTTCAAAAATTTTTGCTGTGCATATCAATGATTTCAGTGACATACCGCAGGCAGAGTTTGATAAAAAGCACCGCTGTTTTTGTGGAGAAGGGGTTATCGATCTCGAGAATTATCTTTACGTTTTGAAAAGGATAGGCTATAATGATATGGTCTCTGTGGAAACTTTTCGCCCGGAATATTGGGCAAAATCCCCCCAGTGGGTTATTCAAACGGCTTATTTTACAACCCTTGCTGTGCTGCAGAAGTATGGGTGCCTGACCGGATAG